One window of Anaeromyxobacter diazotrophicus genomic DNA carries:
- a CDS encoding helix-turn-helix domain-containing protein, giving the protein MRKDIGERIRRMRETQELTRDEVSRLAGLGADRLAALEEGREVPSIGVVIKLSRVLGSKLGGLLHGGAVASEALTVCRAGEVGVGYDQGDTDQGYTYRSLTRPGTPGHGMEPFLLTFDPRANDARPLAHDGQEFVYVLEGEIELFHDGQRHTLRQGDSAYLDATRPHLFRGLGERPSRMLAVVWSAG; this is encoded by the coding sequence ATGCGAAAGGACATCGGCGAGCGCATCCGAAGGATGCGGGAGACGCAGGAGCTGACGCGGGACGAGGTGAGCCGCCTGGCCGGCCTCGGCGCCGATCGGCTCGCTGCGCTGGAGGAGGGGCGCGAGGTCCCCTCCATCGGCGTCGTCATCAAGCTCTCGCGCGTGCTCGGGTCGAAGCTGGGCGGGCTCCTCCACGGCGGCGCGGTCGCTTCCGAGGCGCTCACCGTCTGCCGCGCCGGGGAGGTCGGCGTGGGGTACGACCAGGGCGACACCGACCAGGGCTACACCTACCGCAGCCTCACGCGCCCCGGCACCCCCGGCCACGGCATGGAGCCGTTCCTGCTCACCTTCGATCCCCGCGCCAACGACGCGAGGCCGCTCGCGCACGACGGCCAGGAGTTCGTCTACGTGCTGGAGGGCGAGATCGAGCTCTTCCACGACGGCCAGCGGCACACGCTACGCCAGGGCGACAGCGCCTACCTCGACGCGACCCGCCCCCACCTCTTCCGCGGTCTGGGCGAGCGGCCGTCGCGGATGCTCGCGGTGGTGTGGTCGGCGGGGTAG
- a CDS encoding pyruvate ferredoxin oxidoreductase, translated as MAGQLLSANHAAALAAALAGRANRAARGFCSGVYPITPSTECMELLCNQEIEKGEVVRVESEHSAMAVCIGAAASGARTFSTSSSNGLALMAENVVAAALLRLPVVMVAANRTLGPPWNIWADHGDTLLLRDSGWVQLYCADNQEVLDSVLCAYRLAEDRRVLLPVLVCQEGFVLSHTMTETDVPSQERVDRFLPPLELPGRLGATPRVMGGIDAPHTTEVHRAQHHEAMGRVFEVYREVQAAFERELGRRPADPVVAYRAEDAEALIVSMGTIASTVVRAVDEARARGERLGAVRVRMFRPFPADALARLFRGKRRIAVIDRNLSLGFGGVLWGEARGQAEPGAIVQGYVIGIGGGDVRPAHVAAIAADLAARTAAGAPVLLEAGT; from the coding sequence ATGGCCGGTCAGCTCCTCAGCGCCAACCACGCCGCCGCCCTCGCCGCCGCGCTCGCCGGGCGGGCCAACCGCGCGGCGCGCGGCTTCTGCAGCGGCGTCTACCCCATCACGCCCTCCACCGAGTGCATGGAGCTCCTCTGCAACCAGGAGATCGAGAAGGGCGAGGTGGTGCGGGTCGAGAGCGAGCACAGCGCCATGGCGGTGTGCATCGGGGCGGCGGCGAGCGGGGCGCGCACGTTCAGCACCTCGTCCTCGAACGGGCTCGCGCTCATGGCGGAGAACGTGGTGGCCGCGGCGCTCCTGCGGCTGCCGGTGGTGATGGTGGCCGCGAACCGCACGCTCGGGCCGCCCTGGAACATCTGGGCGGACCACGGCGACACCCTGCTCCTGCGCGACAGCGGGTGGGTGCAGCTCTACTGCGCGGACAACCAGGAGGTCCTCGACAGCGTGCTGTGCGCCTACCGGCTCGCCGAGGACCGGCGGGTGCTCCTGCCGGTCCTCGTCTGCCAGGAGGGGTTCGTGCTCTCGCACACGATGACCGAGACCGACGTCCCCTCGCAGGAGCGCGTGGACCGGTTCCTGCCGCCGCTCGAGCTGCCCGGCCGGCTCGGCGCGACGCCGCGGGTGATGGGCGGCATCGACGCGCCGCACACCACCGAGGTGCACCGCGCCCAGCACCACGAGGCCATGGGGCGCGTCTTCGAGGTGTACCGCGAGGTGCAGGCGGCCTTCGAGCGCGAGCTCGGGCGACGCCCCGCCGACCCGGTGGTGGCCTACCGCGCCGAGGACGCCGAGGCGCTGATCGTGTCGATGGGCACCATCGCCTCCACCGTCGTGCGCGCCGTGGACGAGGCCCGCGCCCGCGGGGAGCGGCTCGGCGCCGTCCGAGTCCGCATGTTCCGGCCCTTCCCGGCGGACGCGCTCGCGCGGCTCTTCCGGGGCAAGCGGCGCATCGCGGTGATCGACCGGAACCTCAGCCTCGGGTTCGGCGGCGTGCTGTGGGGCGAGGCCCGGGGGCAGGCCGAGCCGGGGGCGATCGTGCAGGGCTACGTCATCGGGATCGGCGGCGGCGACGTCCGGCCCGCGCACGTCGCGGCCATCGCCGCCGATCTCGCGGCGCGCACCGCCGCGGGGGCGCCGGTCCTGCTGGAGGCGGGCACATGA
- a CDS encoding YkgJ family cysteine cluster protein, which produces MDEAPVLECGRELERLTAQALAGGCRDEEGFLALGAALERRIALALESSAGRDEPRPACAPGCAACCTVNVATLPVEGLAVAGFLRRRLAPGEVARRAAALLAFHERVRWCEDAERIRGGLACPFLDAHGACAVHPVRPLACRGVSSLDAAECRRALAERAGDEEDEGAGAVRMNLLQKALHDEAHRAVAAALSARGLDARSRDVSGMAGAFLADPGLVEAWAAGGRVPLE; this is translated from the coding sequence ATGGACGAGGCGCCGGTCCTGGAGTGCGGCCGCGAGCTCGAGCGCCTGACGGCGCAGGCCCTCGCCGGCGGGTGCCGCGACGAGGAAGGCTTCCTGGCGCTCGGCGCGGCGCTCGAGCGGCGGATCGCGCTCGCGCTGGAGTCGAGCGCGGGCCGCGACGAGCCGCGGCCGGCCTGCGCGCCGGGGTGCGCGGCCTGTTGCACCGTGAACGTGGCGACGCTCCCGGTGGAGGGCCTCGCGGTGGCGGGCTTCCTCCGCCGGCGGCTCGCGCCGGGCGAGGTCGCGCGCCGCGCCGCCGCGCTGCTCGCCTTCCACGAGCGGGTCCGCTGGTGCGAGGACGCCGAGCGGATCCGGGGCGGCCTCGCGTGTCCGTTCCTCGACGCGCACGGCGCGTGCGCCGTCCACCCGGTCCGGCCGCTCGCTTGCCGCGGCGTCTCCTCCCTGGACGCGGCGGAGTGCCGCCGCGCGCTCGCGGAGCGCGCCGGCGACGAGGAGGACGAGGGGGCCGGCGCCGTCCGGATGAACCTGCTCCAGAAGGCGCTCCACGACGAGGCGCACCGGGCCGTCGCGGCCGCGCTCTCCGCCCGTGGCCTTGACGCGCGGAGCCGGGACGTGTCCGGCATGGCCGGCGCGTTCCTGGCCGACCCCGGCCTGGTGGAGGCCTGGGCGGCCGGGGGGCGGGTGCCGCTCGAGTGA
- a CDS encoding VOC family protein, translated as MASSNQGLFVWYEHLTKDVAAAIAFYSDVVGWKTQPFGEGGHDYTMWVGSQGPLGGVMELPAEAAKMGARPHWMAHVQVDDVDAAAKLAKKLGGKVWKEPEDIPTVGRFAVLADPQGPVFSVFKPSGPMSLHDPAKDGEFCWNELLTSDSAAAARFYGELLGWKILEEMDMGPMGTYRIFGVGDRRLGGMMTTPKGAPPPPMWLYYASTSDLDAAIGRATRKGGKVMNGPMDVPGGGRIAQLMDPQGAAFALHQAPRK; from the coding sequence ATGGCCAGCTCGAACCAGGGTCTCTTCGTCTGGTACGAACACCTCACGAAGGACGTCGCGGCGGCGATCGCCTTCTACTCCGACGTCGTCGGGTGGAAGACGCAGCCGTTCGGAGAGGGCGGCCACGACTACACGATGTGGGTGGGCAGCCAGGGGCCGCTGGGCGGGGTGATGGAGCTCCCGGCCGAGGCGGCGAAGATGGGCGCGCGGCCGCACTGGATGGCGCACGTCCAGGTCGACGACGTCGACGCGGCGGCGAAGCTCGCGAAGAAGCTCGGCGGGAAGGTGTGGAAGGAGCCCGAGGACATCCCGACCGTGGGGCGGTTCGCGGTGCTGGCCGATCCGCAGGGGCCGGTCTTCTCCGTCTTCAAGCCGAGCGGCCCGATGTCGCTCCACGACCCCGCCAAGGACGGCGAGTTCTGCTGGAACGAGCTGTTGACGAGCGACAGCGCCGCCGCGGCCAGGTTCTACGGCGAGCTCCTCGGCTGGAAGATCCTGGAAGAGATGGACATGGGGCCGATGGGCACCTACCGGATCTTCGGCGTCGGCGACCGGCGGCTGGGCGGGATGATGACGACGCCGAAGGGCGCGCCGCCGCCGCCCATGTGGCTCTACTACGCGTCGACGAGCGACCTCGACGCGGCGATCGGGCGCGCCACCCGCAAGGGCGGAAAGGTCATGAACGGCCCGATGGACGTGCCCGGCGGCGGGCGCATCGCGCAGCTGATGGACCCGCAGGGCGCGGCGTTCGCGCTGCACCAGGCGCCGAGGAAGTGA
- a CDS encoding thiamine pyrophosphate-dependent enzyme: protein MSELTATVASAPAPARAAPLLRPGNSNCPGCGMSMALQIFARGIEHRRVQLVVPASCAAVMAGPFPTTSLAAPVVLSTFGAGAAVATGLARVARLNGDGTRVVCWAGDGGTYDIGMASLSAAAERDEDVLYVCYDNEIYGNTGGQRSSATPAGASTTNTPAGKLEEKKDILAILAAHRVRYAASLSIAHPQDAVRKVRRALDTSGFRFLHVLAPCPTGWKSEPALGIELVRLAVRSGLYPIVEIVEGRKLVINHEPDFSTEALELYLSLQRRFQRSGLSAERFAAAIAQNWRDLRARSGRIVPADREG, encoded by the coding sequence ATGAGCGAGCTCACGGCGACCGTCGCCTCCGCCCCGGCGCCGGCGCGCGCCGCGCCGCTCCTGCGCCCGGGCAACAGCAACTGCCCCGGCTGCGGGATGTCGATGGCGCTCCAGATCTTCGCCCGCGGCATCGAGCACCGGCGCGTGCAGCTCGTCGTGCCGGCCTCGTGCGCGGCGGTGATGGCGGGGCCCTTCCCCACCACCTCCCTGGCGGCGCCGGTGGTGCTCTCCACCTTCGGCGCCGGCGCCGCCGTCGCCACCGGGCTGGCGCGCGTGGCGCGGCTCAACGGCGACGGCACGCGCGTCGTGTGCTGGGCCGGCGACGGCGGCACCTACGACATCGGGATGGCGAGCCTCTCCGCCGCGGCCGAGCGCGACGAGGACGTGCTCTACGTCTGCTACGACAACGAGATCTACGGCAACACCGGCGGCCAGCGCTCCTCGGCCACCCCCGCCGGGGCGAGCACCACCAACACCCCCGCCGGCAAGCTGGAGGAGAAGAAGGACATCCTCGCCATCCTGGCGGCGCACCGCGTCCGGTACGCGGCGTCGCTCTCCATCGCCCACCCGCAGGACGCGGTCCGCAAGGTGCGGCGCGCGCTCGACACCTCCGGCTTCCGGTTCCTGCACGTGCTCGCCCCGTGCCCCACCGGCTGGAAGTCGGAGCCCGCGCTCGGGATCGAGCTCGTCCGGCTGGCGGTGCGCTCGGGGCTCTACCCCATCGTGGAGATCGTGGAGGGTCGCAAGCTCGTCATCAACCACGAGCCCGACTTCTCGACGGAGGCGCTGGAGCTGTACCTGTCGCTGCAGCGGCGGTTCCAGCGGTCCGGGCTGTCGGCGGAGCGGTTCGCCGCCGCCATCGCCCAGAACTGGCGCGATCTGCGCGCGCGCAGCGGGCGCATCGTGCCCGCCGACCGCGAGGGGTGA
- a CDS encoding glucan biosynthesis protein, with protein sequence MGRTEKSRSDAGFCGRPCAGRGQGRGGGPAIGLLAAIGLALPAQALAAPPPAGHPPEIHPITRAEPRLARDGPFGPGTVIALARALAQAPYAPPPATVPDSLAKLTYDQYRDIRFRPSETIWAHPSRGFHLQLLPPGYLFTSGVELALVKDGRAKHLAYRPDLFTAGKLVPAPLPAEDVGFSGFRLLYPLNDRRHFDEVAVFQGASYFRSLGRDQEYGLSARGLAVKVGHPSGEEFPAFRAFWIEEPKPRSAAVTVHALLDSPSVAGAYRFEIHPGRDTVMLVEAVLFPRVALAEAGLAPGTSMFMFAPSERGGVDDFRPQVHDSDGLLVVNGRGEHLWRPLANPTRLQISAFADQGPRGFGLVQRDRDPDHYQDLESRFERRPSLWVEPAGDWGEGEVVLTEIPSDAEIHDNVVAFWHPRRPIPAGGELRFAYRLAWGDEPSAERELLRVVGTAVGRADVKAPTPVRRFVVDYAPGRQACDGACAAPTAVVTASAGKVHDVVVSDNPLTHGYRVTFILDPEKAELSELRLELELGGSRCAEVWLYRWTKR encoded by the coding sequence ATGGGACGAACTGAAAAAAGCCGCTCGGATGCTGGCTTTTGCGGCAGGCCGTGCGCGGGACGCGGGCAGGGGCGCGGGGGCGGTCCGGCGATCGGGCTGCTGGCCGCGATCGGCCTGGCGCTCCCTGCGCAGGCGCTCGCCGCCCCGCCGCCCGCGGGCCACCCGCCGGAGATCCATCCGATCACCCGGGCGGAGCCGCGCCTGGCGCGCGACGGGCCGTTCGGCCCGGGGACCGTGATCGCGCTCGCTCGGGCGCTCGCCCAGGCGCCGTATGCCCCGCCGCCCGCCACGGTGCCGGACAGCCTGGCGAAGCTCACCTACGACCAGTACCGCGACATCCGGTTCCGGCCCTCGGAGACGATCTGGGCGCACCCGAGCCGCGGCTTCCACCTGCAGCTCCTGCCCCCCGGCTACCTCTTCACCAGCGGCGTCGAGCTGGCGCTGGTGAAGGACGGCCGGGCGAAGCACCTCGCCTACCGCCCGGACCTGTTCACGGCCGGGAAGCTCGTCCCGGCGCCGCTGCCGGCCGAGGACGTCGGCTTCTCGGGCTTCCGGCTGCTGTACCCCTTGAACGACCGGCGGCACTTCGACGAGGTGGCGGTCTTCCAGGGCGCGAGCTACTTCCGCTCGCTCGGCCGCGACCAGGAGTACGGGCTGTCGGCGCGCGGCCTGGCGGTGAAGGTGGGGCACCCGAGCGGCGAGGAGTTCCCCGCCTTCCGGGCCTTCTGGATCGAGGAGCCGAAGCCGCGCAGCGCGGCGGTGACGGTGCACGCGCTCCTCGACAGCCCGAGCGTCGCCGGGGCCTACCGGTTCGAGATCCACCCGGGCCGCGACACGGTCATGCTGGTCGAGGCGGTGCTCTTCCCCCGCGTCGCGCTGGCGGAGGCGGGCCTCGCCCCTGGCACGAGCATGTTCATGTTCGCGCCGAGCGAGCGCGGCGGGGTGGACGACTTCCGCCCCCAGGTCCACGACTCGGACGGGCTCCTCGTGGTGAACGGCCGGGGCGAGCACCTGTGGCGGCCGCTCGCGAACCCCACCCGACTGCAGATCAGCGCCTTCGCGGACCAGGGGCCGCGCGGATTCGGCCTCGTGCAGCGCGACCGCGACCCGGACCACTACCAGGACCTCGAGTCCCGCTTCGAGCGCCGCCCGAGCCTGTGGGTCGAGCCGGCGGGCGACTGGGGCGAGGGCGAGGTGGTCCTGACCGAGATCCCGTCGGACGCCGAGATCCACGACAACGTGGTGGCCTTCTGGCACCCGCGCCGGCCCATCCCCGCGGGCGGCGAGCTCCGCTTCGCCTACCGGCTGGCGTGGGGCGACGAGCCGTCCGCCGAGCGCGAGCTCCTCCGCGTGGTGGGGACCGCCGTCGGCCGCGCGGACGTGAAGGCGCCGACGCCGGTCCGCCGCTTCGTCGTCGACTATGCGCCGGGGCGTCAGGCGTGCGACGGAGCGTGCGCCGCCCCGACCGCCGTGGTGACCGCCTCGGCCGGAAAGGTCCACGACGTGGTCGTGAGTGACAACCCGCTCACGCACGGTTATCGGGTGACCTTCATCCTCGACCCCGAGAAGGCGGAGCTGAGCGAGCTGCGGCTCGAGCTCGAGCTCGGGGGTTCACGTTGCGCGGAGGTCTGGCTCTACCGATGGACGAAGCGTTGA
- a CDS encoding FAD-dependent oxidoreductase: protein MQERSPTVATGALAPPIEIRVHGRGGQGAVTCAKLLARMYAEQGLHVQTFGDYGSERAGAPVRAFTRVDTAPVANRNKVYHPHHLLVLDTALLGDDVLDGAAREAVLLVNSARGLGAFGERHRAFRVAAVDATAVARRHGIGSAALVIVNTTVAGAYARVVGLPWEVVERAYRALELDGDLPAAREAYEAVVVRAPEPGAAAPAPRALAAPAPPVIGLAELAEDLPTRLPTGTWRTQRPRYRTHLAPCNAACPAGNDVVGFVGALRTGGVEAAARLLLATQPLPSVCGRVCPAPCMAACNRAAYDGAVNVRALERWIGDHLGAAPERPPDAARPRRFAVVGSGPAGLSAAFALRTAGHAVTILEAAPRLGGVLRNGIPAYRLPHDVLDRDLARLLALGVDARCGYAVDAAAVRELAAGHDAVILAAGRQRASDLEVPGRSLPGVVDGLGFLDGVKNGGGRALGGHVVVVGGGNTAVDCARTALRCGAERVTLVYRRGRAELPAIASEIDEAAAEGIALLLHRQPVAFTGDDQVEGVVLAEVEAGAPDASGRRRPVVTDRTAVLACDGVLLALGQAADLGLLPAGWAVREGRAFDGDRPTNVWLAGDLDTGEGTVTHAVGNGRRVAGRALCAAEGRPAPAEPAAPLEERVAPAHVRFSHFEVAPPRLERHAAAEVRARGFEEVSRGLDDAAEAERCFSCGRCTRCDTCLLSCPEGVVSRSGDGYAVDEAFCKGCGMCVAECPRRAMEMTLDLGAG from the coding sequence TGCGCGAAGCTCCTCGCGCGCATGTACGCGGAGCAGGGGCTCCACGTGCAGACCTTCGGCGACTACGGCTCGGAGCGGGCCGGCGCCCCGGTGCGCGCCTTCACCCGCGTGGACACCGCGCCGGTCGCCAACCGCAACAAGGTCTACCACCCGCACCACCTGCTCGTGCTCGACACGGCGCTCCTCGGCGACGACGTCCTGGACGGCGCCGCGCGCGAGGCGGTGCTGCTCGTGAACAGCGCCCGCGGGCTCGGGGCCTTCGGCGAGCGGCACCGCGCCTTCCGCGTCGCCGCCGTGGACGCCACCGCCGTCGCGCGCCGCCACGGCATCGGCTCGGCCGCCCTCGTCATCGTGAACACCACCGTCGCCGGCGCCTACGCGCGCGTGGTCGGCCTGCCGTGGGAGGTGGTGGAGCGGGCGTACCGGGCGCTGGAGCTGGACGGCGATCTCCCCGCCGCGCGCGAGGCGTACGAGGCGGTGGTGGTGCGCGCCCCCGAGCCCGGCGCCGCCGCGCCGGCGCCGCGCGCCCTGGCCGCGCCCGCGCCGCCCGTGATCGGCCTCGCCGAGCTGGCGGAGGACCTGCCCACCCGGCTCCCGACCGGCACCTGGCGGACGCAGCGGCCGCGCTACCGGACGCACCTCGCGCCCTGCAACGCGGCCTGCCCGGCGGGCAACGACGTGGTCGGCTTCGTCGGGGCGCTCCGGACCGGCGGCGTCGAGGCGGCGGCGCGGCTCCTCCTCGCGACCCAGCCCTTGCCGTCCGTCTGCGGACGGGTCTGCCCGGCGCCGTGCATGGCGGCGTGCAACCGCGCCGCCTACGACGGCGCGGTGAACGTCCGCGCGCTGGAGCGCTGGATCGGCGACCACCTCGGCGCGGCGCCGGAGCGTCCGCCGGACGCGGCGCGGCCGCGGCGGTTCGCGGTGGTCGGGAGCGGGCCCGCCGGGCTCTCCGCCGCCTTCGCGCTCCGCACGGCCGGGCACGCGGTCACGATCCTGGAGGCGGCGCCGCGCCTGGGCGGCGTCCTGCGCAACGGGATCCCCGCCTACCGGCTGCCGCACGACGTCCTCGACCGCGACCTGGCCCGCCTGCTGGCGCTGGGCGTGGACGCGCGCTGCGGCTACGCGGTGGACGCGGCGGCGGTGCGGGAGCTCGCCGCCGGCCACGACGCGGTGATCCTGGCCGCGGGCCGGCAGCGCGCGAGCGACCTCGAGGTGCCCGGCCGGTCGCTGCCGGGCGTGGTGGACGGGCTCGGCTTCCTCGACGGGGTGAAGAACGGCGGCGGCCGCGCCCTCGGCGGCCACGTGGTGGTGGTGGGCGGCGGCAACACCGCGGTGGACTGCGCCCGGACGGCGCTCCGCTGCGGCGCGGAGCGGGTGACGCTCGTCTACCGGCGCGGGCGCGCCGAGCTCCCCGCCATCGCGAGCGAGATCGACGAGGCGGCCGCGGAGGGGATCGCGCTGCTCCTCCACCGGCAGCCCGTCGCCTTCACCGGGGACGACCAGGTCGAGGGCGTGGTCCTGGCCGAGGTCGAGGCGGGGGCGCCGGACGCGAGCGGCCGGCGCCGCCCGGTGGTCACCGATCGCACCGCCGTCCTCGCCTGCGACGGCGTGCTCCTCGCGCTCGGCCAGGCCGCCGACCTGGGCCTCCTCCCGGCGGGCTGGGCGGTGCGCGAGGGCCGCGCCTTCGACGGCGACCGGCCGACGAACGTGTGGCTGGCGGGGGACCTCGACACCGGCGAGGGGACGGTGACGCACGCGGTGGGGAACGGCCGGCGCGTCGCCGGGCGCGCGCTCTGCGCCGCGGAGGGCCGCCCGGCGCCGGCCGAGCCCGCGGCGCCGCTCGAGGAGCGGGTCGCGCCGGCGCACGTGCGCTTCAGCCACTTCGAGGTGGCGCCGCCGCGGCTCGAGCGGCACGCCGCCGCGGAGGTGCGCGCGCGGGGGTTCGAGGAGGTGAGCCGCGGGCTCGACGACGCCGCGGAGGCCGAGCGCTGCTTCTCCTGCGGGCGCTGCACGCGCTGCGACACGTGCCTCCTCTCGTGCCCCGAGGGCGTGGTGAGCCGCAGCGGCGACGGCTACGCGGTGGACGAGGCCTTCTGCAAGGGGTGCGGCATGTGCGTGGCGGAGTGCCCGCGGCGGGCGATGGAGATGACGCTCGACCTGGGGGCGGGGTGA
- a CDS encoding glucoamylase family protein, with protein sequence MRHTRTALCAVGAAALFAFSPAGARAAAGVTQGDAAAPRPFRASPAQQAFLDQLQRDTFKFFWEASPAGTGLTPDRAPGSDVSSVAAVGFALTSYLVGVERGYVSRADAAARTLVTLETLWRAPQGPEAEGTSGHHGLYYHFLDARRAVRANRSELSTIDTALLMAGVLSSQAYFDREDATERAIRRLADRLYRRVDWAWATSPRHAPLLSMGWSPEAGFIDVDWSGYNEGMLLYVLALGSPTHPVDPRAWEAWASSYQWDGSRGPAHVAFGPLFGHQYSHVWIDFRGIQDRVMRARGSDYFQNSVRATYANRAYCIANPGGWKGYGELGWGLTASDGPLDSARPPPGAERFRAYWARGADAATDDGTIAPTAAGGSVAFAPEVAIPTLVSFKERFGDRLYGAYGFKDAFNLSYPGAPQGWFDDAYLGIDQGPILLMVENYRTGFVWQLLRKSPVLASGLERAGFSGGWLGAPERQASLSLR encoded by the coding sequence ATGAGGCACACACGTACGGCGCTGTGCGCTGTCGGCGCAGCGGCGCTCTTCGCCTTCTCGCCCGCGGGAGCGAGGGCCGCAGCCGGGGTCACCCAGGGTGACGCCGCCGCGCCTCGGCCCTTCCGCGCTTCGCCAGCGCAGCAGGCGTTCCTGGACCAGCTCCAGCGCGACACCTTCAAGTTCTTCTGGGAGGCGTCCCCCGCCGGGACCGGGCTCACCCCCGACCGCGCGCCGGGGTCGGACGTGTCGAGCGTGGCGGCGGTGGGGTTCGCGCTGACGTCGTACCTGGTGGGCGTCGAGCGGGGCTACGTCTCGCGAGCGGACGCCGCCGCGCGGACGCTGGTCACGCTCGAGACGCTCTGGCGCGCGCCGCAGGGCCCCGAAGCCGAGGGCACCTCCGGCCACCACGGCCTCTACTACCACTTCCTCGACGCCCGCCGCGCCGTCCGGGCGAACCGCTCGGAGCTGTCCACCATCGACACCGCGCTGCTCATGGCCGGGGTCCTCTCGTCACAGGCGTACTTCGACCGGGAGGACGCGACCGAGCGCGCCATCCGCCGCCTCGCCGATCGCCTCTACCGGAGGGTGGACTGGGCCTGGGCCACCTCGCCCCGCCACGCGCCGCTCCTCAGCATGGGCTGGAGCCCGGAGGCGGGCTTCATCGACGTGGACTGGAGCGGCTACAACGAGGGCATGCTGCTCTACGTCCTGGCGCTCGGGTCGCCGACGCACCCGGTCGACCCGCGGGCCTGGGAGGCGTGGGCCAGCTCGTACCAGTGGGACGGGTCCCGCGGGCCGGCGCACGTGGCCTTCGGGCCGCTCTTCGGCCACCAGTACTCGCACGTCTGGATCGACTTCCGCGGGATCCAGGACCGCGTCATGCGCGCGCGGGGGAGCGACTACTTCCAGAACTCCGTGCGCGCGACCTACGCCAACCGCGCCTACTGCATCGCCAACCCCGGCGGCTGGAAGGGCTACGGCGAGCTCGGGTGGGGGCTGACCGCCTCCGACGGCCCGCTCGACTCCGCCCGCCCGCCGCCCGGCGCGGAGCGGTTCCGCGCCTACTGGGCGCGCGGCGCGGACGCGGCCACCGACGACGGGACCATCGCGCCCACCGCCGCGGGCGGCTCGGTGGCGTTCGCGCCGGAGGTGGCCATCCCCACCCTGGTGAGCTTCAAGGAGCGCTTCGGCGACCGCCTCTACGGTGCGTACGGGTTCAAGGACGCCTTCAACCTCTCCTATCCCGGGGCGCCGCAGGGGTGGTTCGACGACGCCTACCTGGGCATCGACCAGGGGCCGATCCTGCTCATGGTGGAGAACTACCGCACCGGCTTCGTGTGGCAGCTCCTCCGGAAGAGCCCCGTCCTCGCGAGCGGGCTCGAGCGCGCGGGGTTCAGCGGCGGCTGGCTCGGCGCGCCCGAGCGGCAGGCGTCGCTGTCGCTCCGCTGA